The genomic interval CCATGATACCTGCTCACCAGTTCCCTAGCGAGTCTTTTTTTGGCTTCCATCGGATGAAGTTTCTTTAATTCTTCCAGTGGTTCACTCGTCAAAAGTTCATAATATTTCCACATCACCGTGTCATTAATCGACATCACCTTGCCATACATATCTGTAGGGGACTCTGTCAGGCCGATACTGTTTCCGTAGGATTTGCTCATTTTTCTAATTCCGTCCGTTCCTTCCAGCAGAGGCATCGTCATCACCACCTGGGGTGCTAGGCCATATGATCGCTGCAAATCACGTCCGACCAGAAGATTAAACTTCTGATCCGTTCCCCCGATTTCGATATCTGCTTTCAACGCAACAGAATCGTAGCCCTGGATCAAAGGATAGAGAAATTCATGGATTGAAATCGGCTGATGAGCTAGATATCTTTTCTGAAAATCGTCCCGTTCCAGCATTCGCGCAACACTGTAATGAGCGCTCAACTGAATAAGCGCCTCTGAGGACATGTTCCCCATCCATCGGCTATTGAACTCAATAACTGTTTTTTCGCGATTTAAAATTTTAAATGCCTGTTCCTGATACGTTTCCGCATTCTGCAATACCTCTTCCTTCGATAAAGCATTACGCGTTTCGGATCTTCCGCTGGGGTCGCCAATCGTTCCGGTAAAATCGCCGATCAGAAAAATAACAACGTGACCCAGCTCCTGAAAGGCTTTCAATTTATAGAGCAGAACCGTATGAC from Nitrospirota bacterium carries:
- a CDS encoding tyrosine--tRNA ligase — translated: MKNNDEVKKAVDFLSRGCVEIIQKEEFVEKIEQSIRLKKPLRVKAGFDPTARDLHLGHTVLLYKLKAFQELGHVVIFLIGDFTGTIGDPSGRSETRNALSKEEVLQNAETYQEQAFKILNREKTVIEFNSRWMGNMSSEALIQLSAHYSVARMLERDDFQKRYLAHQPISIHEFLYPLIQGYDSVALKADIEIGGTDQKFNLLVGRDLQRSYGLAPQVVMTMPLLEGTDGIRKMSKSYGNSIGLTESPTDMYGKVMSINDTVMWKYYELLTSEPLEELKKLHPMEAKKRLARELVSRYHGQEVSVTAATDFSGKYSQREFPEDLPALLLSEFIHETGDGFVPLVSLLVRQGVTRSNSETRRLIEQGGVEINAIRMTDPFFKLEFKKSGQEFRIKIGKKGFMRLIDA